From Tripterygium wilfordii isolate XIE 37 chromosome 13, ASM1340144v1, whole genome shotgun sequence, the proteins below share one genomic window:
- the LOC120013839 gene encoding agamous-like MADS-box protein AGL15 — protein sequence MGRGKIEIKRIENPTSRLVTFSKRRSGLLKKAQELSILCDAEVAVIIFSNTGKLFEFSSSGMNKTISRYNKNLDSSEAAVVEYKTEKQDLKEVDVLKDEIAKLQVKQSRLLGKDLTGLSLKELQHIEQQLTEGLLSVKEKKEQLLMEQIEQSRVQEQRAMLENEALHRQVEEIRGFFPSTDDSVPTYLEYYPAKNSLLNIGVTTPDGACNHTMERDDSDTTLQLGLPNGVYQKRKQLETESHSNDSESRVGLL from the exons ATGGGTAGAGGAAAGATTGAAATCAAGCGGATCGAGAATCCAACTAGCAGGCTAGTTACCTTCTCAAAGAGACGTTCTGGGTTACTAAAAAAGGCTCAGGAACTCTCTATTCTTTGCGATGCTGAGGTTGCCGTTATCATCTTCTCTAACACTGGCAAGCTATTCGAGTTCTCCAGTTCTGG CAtgaacaaaacaatttcaagaTACAACAAGAACCTAGATTCTTCAGAGGCTGCTGTTGTAGAGTACAAGACAGAG AAGCAAGATCTAAAAGAGGTGGATGTTCTAAAGGACGAAATTGCAAAGCTACAAGTGAAACAGTC AAGGCTGCTGGGTAAAGACCTTACTGGCTTGAGCTTGAAGGAGTTGCAGCATATAGAGCAGCAATTAACTGAAGGGTTACTAtctgtaaaagagaaaaag GAGCAACTACTGATGGAGCAAATAGAGCAATCTCGAGTTCAG GAACAACGGGCTATGCTGGAGAATGAagctttgcatagacaa GTTGAGGAAATTCGTGGTTTCTTCCCATCAACTGATGACTCAGTTCCTACTTATCTCGAGTACTATCCAGCAAAGAATTCTCTACTGAACATTGGTGTTACAACTCCGGATGGGGCCTGCAATCACACAATGGAAAGAGATGATTCAGACACTACCTTGCAATTGGG GCTGCCAAATGGAGTTTATCAGAAAAGGAAGCAGCTAGAGACAGAAAGCCATTCAAATGACTCGGAGAGTCGAGTTGGCTTGCTGTGA